A window from Roseburia sp. 499 encodes these proteins:
- a CDS encoding AAA family ATPase — protein sequence MKGKLLDEIINHYLNSSRFNGLPIYNIDDYDIDSIVELINEGMIEAISECDVLNPHIKGFDLKLSKEHQIESAKNLNSHTCFYPTDKALQTIELDYKRPYTALMQTGKAQFDIIFFDVEILERYNNNPKYLIMDNGYRGCITVKDEYYNETEESEYIKDYGMAYIDGDKLNRAIGVFVIDLARLSPRIQMLWKGFELENQEECKINSGFIENLIEGRWVNQHWIFHALLDEMKIINKQCESLELPKMFSHIYGTDYTEMPEGYRSIMLPTLKNYYDFVLVMEKLVVHNISYKIFQKDSLYISKIERKDEQGKDKGSIAMLQEWLKKNVRANFDMDEVIINPLKNIRKIRQVPAHELTNNKYDLEVYEKQRVLMEDTYEAIRAIRMLFMGHPMAKSVKIPKHLLEGRNIVFY from the coding sequence ATGAAAGGAAAACTATTAGATGAAATCATAAATCATTATTTGAATTCTAGTAGATTCAATGGATTGCCAATTTACAATATCGATGATTATGATATTGATTCAATTGTAGAACTAATTAATGAGGGAATGATAGAGGCTATTTCTGAATGTGATGTATTAAATCCGCATATTAAAGGCTTTGATTTAAAATTATCTAAAGAACATCAGATTGAGAGTGCTAAAAATTTGAATTCTCATACTTGTTTTTACCCAACAGATAAAGCATTACAGACAATAGAATTAGATTATAAGCGTCCATATACGGCTCTTATGCAAACTGGAAAAGCGCAGTTTGATATTATTTTTTTCGACGTTGAGATTTTAGAAAGATATAATAACAATCCTAAGTATTTAATTATGGATAATGGATATAGAGGCTGTATAACAGTTAAAGATGAGTATTACAATGAAACGGAAGAAAGTGAATACATTAAAGATTATGGGATGGCGTATATTGATGGAGATAAACTAAATAGGGCAATAGGTGTATTTGTAATTGATTTGGCAAGGTTGTCGCCACGTATTCAAATGCTGTGGAAAGGATTTGAATTAGAAAATCAGGAAGAGTGCAAAATTAATTCGGGATTTATTGAAAACTTGATAGAAGGAAGATGGGTAAATCAGCATTGGATTTTTCACGCATTGTTGGATGAAATGAAGATTATTAACAAACAGTGTGAATCGTTGGAACTTCCTAAAATGTTTTCACACATATATGGTACAGATTATACTGAAATGCCAGAAGGTTACAGAAGTATTATGTTACCTACATTAAAAAATTATTATGATTTTGTTTTAGTAATGGAAAAATTGGTGGTACATAACATCTCTTATAAAATCTTTCAAAAAGATTCTTTGTACATTTCTAAAATCGAACGAAAGGACGAACAAGGAAAAGATAAAGGAAGTATAGCAATGCTTCAAGAATGGTTGAAAAAGAATGTGAGGGCAAATTTTGACATGGACGAGGTTATTATTAATCCTCTGAAAAACATTAGAAAAATCAGACAGGTGCCAGCACATGAATTGACAAATAATAAGTATGATTTAGAGGTGTATGAGAAACAAAGGGTGTTAATGGAAGATACCTATGAAGCAATAAGAGCAATAAGAATGTTGTTTATGGGACATCCAATGGCTAAAAGTGTAAAAATACCAAAGCATTTATTGGAAGGAAGAAATATAGTTTTCTATTAG
- a CDS encoding AAA family ATPase produces MLCQFTVKNYKSIRDEVTFDMQAAAISEHEDRIIKDQDGEMYLPVSAIYGPNGGGKSNVLAALHTLVAKILRPLYATEDNEDKVLLQKRIIVEPFAFSDSKNEPTEFELFFRTESAEYRYILHVKRDVVVYESLDRVKLETGRRSALYTRDDKGIVLKGAFAKLKVSDDLSKTLTLLSYLGIAYKGNTVVKDVLNWFEYGVDFLNYGNPIQELRMAISTSEDVKQLMLEMIQEMDLDIVDFRVEEKENDRIEVFTKHCVDDVETEISLTDESSGTRKLFGLLPFIAASLLDGTVLVIDELDAKIHPVLLRHIIMMFNDMNINRHKAQLIFTSHDLSTMNSEVFRRDEIWFVAKGNAQNSKLYSLVEFKNEKGESVRKDAKFDKQYLEGKYGADPYLRRIIDWGKVNA; encoded by the coding sequence ATGTTATGTCAATTTACTGTGAAGAATTACAAGAGTATAAGAGATGAAGTGACCTTTGATATGCAGGCAGCAGCAATCTCAGAGCATGAAGATAGAATAATCAAAGACCAGGATGGTGAGATGTATTTACCGGTGTCTGCCATTTACGGTCCTAATGGTGGAGGAAAATCCAATGTTCTAGCAGCGTTGCACACATTGGTTGCAAAAATTCTGCGCCCGTTATATGCGACAGAAGACAACGAAGATAAGGTTCTCTTACAAAAAAGAATTATCGTTGAGCCATTTGCTTTTTCAGATAGCAAAAATGAACCAACAGAGTTTGAACTGTTTTTCCGTACAGAGTCTGCAGAGTACAGATATATCTTGCATGTGAAGCGTGATGTGGTTGTATATGAGAGCTTGGACAGAGTGAAGCTTGAGACTGGAAGACGATCAGCATTGTATACAAGAGATGATAAAGGGATTGTTTTAAAAGGGGCATTTGCGAAACTGAAAGTCAGTGATGATTTATCTAAGACACTTACCTTGCTTTCCTACTTGGGTATCGCCTATAAGGGAAATACAGTAGTTAAGGATGTATTGAATTGGTTCGAGTATGGCGTGGATTTCTTGAATTATGGTAATCCTATTCAGGAGCTTAGAATGGCAATATCCACATCAGAAGATGTGAAACAGTTGATGCTTGAAATGATTCAGGAAATGGATTTGGACATCGTTGATTTCAGAGTGGAAGAAAAGGAAAACGATAGGATAGAAGTATTCACAAAGCATTGCGTAGATGATGTGGAAACAGAAATTAGTTTAACTGATGAATCCAGTGGAACAAGGAAGTTATTTGGTCTGCTTCCGTTTATAGCGGCAAGTTTGCTTGATGGAACTGTGCTTGTAATTGATGAATTGGATGCGAAGATTCATCCGGTGTTGTTGCGCCATATTATCATGATGTTTAATGATATGAACATCAACAGACATAAAGCACAACTGATATTCACATCCCACGATTTGTCTACCATGAATAGTGAAGTGTTCCGCAGAGATGAGATTTGGTTTGTGGCAAAGGGAAATGCACAAAATTCCAAACTATACTCGCTGGTAGAGTTCAAGAATGAAAAAGGTGAGTCTGTCAGAAAGGATGCAAAGTTCGATAAGCAGTATCTTGAAGGTAAGTACGGTGCTGACCCGTACCTCAGAAGAATTATAGATTGGGGGAAAGTCAATGCCTAA
- a CDS encoding GNAT family N-acetyltransferase, with protein MRPSERGKGYAKEMLRLNIQNAKAMGIEKLLVTCDVNNTASEKNILANGGVYENTIDVDGSKMKRYWIFND; from the coding sequence GTGCGTCCATCTGAACGTGGCAAAGGTTATGCAAAAGAAATGCTTCGATTAAATATACAAAATGCAAAAGCAATGGGAATTGAGAAGCTTCTTGTCACTTGCGATGTTAATAATACAGCAAGTGAAAAAAACATTCTTGCTAATGGCGGAGTTTATGAGAATACCATAGATGTAGACGGAAGTAAGATGAAAAGATATTGGATTTTTAATGATTAG
- a CDS encoding transposase yields MSRTRRNFTAQFKAKLVLEVLKGEKDINTIATENDIQPNLLRNWKKEFLDNASVVFDDKREENIKEKLASERKEKAEYAKKVGQLTMQVDWLKKKSEELLGPDYESKFSKKPFEE; encoded by the coding sequence ATGTCTCGTACAAGAAGAAATTTTACAGCTCAGTTCAAAGCAAAACTCGTATTGGAAGTGCTTAAAGGTGAAAAAGATATAAATACAATAGCTACCGAAAATGATATTCAGCCAAACTTACTCCGTAACTGGAAGAAAGAATTTCTGGACAATGCTTCTGTTGTTTTTGATGACAAAAGAGAAGAAAATATCAAGGAAAAGCTTGCATCAGAGCGTAAGGAAAAAGCTGAATATGCAAAAAAGGTCGGTCAACTCACCATGCAGGTGGATTGGCTCAAAAAAAAATCTGAAGAATTGCTTGGACCTGACTACGAGAGTAAATTTAGTAAAAAACCATTCGAAGAATAA
- a CDS encoding RloB family protein → MPKKAGMEKWKKKRRQEYLEMKQYRYYIFCEGQQTEPLYFAAFKKLIEENPIYKDMVLIEIEPCQAETMRVIGMAEEYVKKNKIKKGQIWCVYDKDSFPPERFNGVVERAESLNKENPELQYHTAWSNECIEFWFLLHFAYYTANNHRDDYKVFLNEKFKELGIGKYQKNMKDIFEILMEYGNPKLAIRYAKRIMKDGAGKTPTEIAPGTKVYELVEELAKYLPEEVRERFTS, encoded by the coding sequence ATGCCTAAAAAAGCAGGAATGGAGAAGTGGAAAAAGAAACGTCGTCAAGAATACTTGGAGATGAAACAATATAGATATTATATTTTCTGTGAGGGCCAGCAGACAGAACCATTATATTTTGCCGCTTTCAAGAAATTGATTGAGGAAAATCCAATCTATAAGGATATGGTCTTGATAGAGATTGAACCTTGTCAGGCAGAAACTATGCGAGTAATCGGCATGGCAGAGGAATATGTAAAGAAAAATAAAATCAAAAAGGGGCAAATTTGGTGTGTTTACGATAAAGACAGTTTTCCACCAGAACGATTCAATGGTGTTGTAGAACGCGCAGAGAGTTTGAACAAAGAGAATCCAGAATTGCAATATCATACTGCATGGAGTAACGAGTGTATTGAGTTTTGGTTTCTGCTTCACTTTGCATATTATACGGCAAACAATCACAGAGATGATTATAAGGTGTTTTTGAATGAGAAGTTCAAGGAACTTGGAATTGGAAAGTACCAGAAGAATATGAAGGATATCTTTGAGATTCTGATGGAGTATGGTAATCCCAAACTGGCAATTCGATATGCAAAGCGAATTATGAAAGACGGAGCAGGTAAAACACCGACAGAGATTGCACCGGGAACCAAGGTGTATGAGTTGGTAGAGGAACTGGCGAAGTATTTGCCGGAGGAAGTACGAGAGCGGTTCACTAGTTAG
- a CDS encoding IS3 family transposase → MDLTTRVNLVKNHSKNKESNLPVSVVAMLASINRTSIYYKGTPISDEEFECKRIIDRLHTDNPTWGARQISSQLKQHGYKVGRRKARRYMDEMGINPVYPKPNLSKRLKQAQVVPYLLRNAIIDRPNQAWSIDITYIPMKHGFLYLTAIIDWHSRCIVGWELDDTLDTRACIEACEKAFKVAKPEILNSDQGCQFTSQKYKDFLKTNKIKQSMDGKSRWADNIMIERWFRTFKYEEAYLTEWKNIKEARQAIAAYIHKYNFERCHSAIGNVPPASVYYPAMLYDAAKNAA, encoded by the coding sequence TTGGACCTGACTACGAGAGTAAATTTAGTAAAAAACCATTCGAAGAATAAGGAAAGCAATCTTCCGGTTTCTGTTGTTGCGATGCTTGCCAGCATTAACAGGACAAGTATTTATTACAAAGGAACGCCTATTTCTGATGAAGAATTTGAATGTAAACGAATCATAGATCGGCTTCACACGGATAATCCAACATGGGGTGCCAGACAGATATCTTCCCAGCTTAAACAACATGGATATAAAGTTGGCAGACGCAAAGCACGTAGATACATGGATGAAATGGGTATTAACCCAGTATATCCAAAGCCAAATCTTTCAAAACGCTTGAAACAGGCACAGGTTGTTCCATATTTACTTAGAAATGCCATCATAGACCGCCCTAACCAGGCATGGTCAATTGACATTACATATATTCCAATGAAGCATGGTTTCTTGTATTTAACAGCCATTATAGATTGGCATAGCCGTTGTATCGTAGGCTGGGAACTGGATGACACTTTGGATACACGTGCCTGCATAGAAGCATGTGAAAAAGCATTTAAAGTTGCAAAACCAGAAATCCTTAACTCAGATCAAGGATGCCAATTTACCAGTCAAAAATACAAGGATTTTCTTAAAACAAACAAAATCAAGCAAAGCATGGATGGAAAAAGCCGTTGGGCTGATAACATCATGATTGAACGCTGGTTCCGTACATTCAAGTACGAAGAAGCATATCTTACCGAATGGAAAAATATCAAAGAAGCACGTCAGGCTATCGCTGCTTATATTCATAAGTACAACTTTGAGCGTTGCCATTCTGCAATCGGTAATGTTCCTCCAGCATCTGTATACTATCCGGCTATGCTATATGACGCTGCTAAGAATGCTGCTTAA
- a CDS encoding SIR2 family protein: MDIDTIKKLIQEFFQEGTVTIVGSGLSLAEGIPGMGELAKELQAKVPGMLSTLEDEKNWDAISNDLMSGVGLEQALHNTKPNSTVEECIRKNTALYIGEAEKSLFEDIVRKGKQLRFSEYLQRFNIRNQGLVVITTNYDRLIEYACEVNDIMTDTLFVGKYISRFKPDKSKYASCIGVQRKNGKGQKLLYSPMVTVLKPHGCLSWHLINGIPHSIPNCSVEDSLIITPGLNKYREGYSVPFDTHRAKANEEIDRAQRYVIIGYGFGDDHLETHLIQQLRTGKPTLIFTHSLSANAEKIVKECSGITAFCHVNSNDTRVLNAKGESILSGVNLWDLHEMIKEVF, encoded by the coding sequence ATGGATATTGATACAATTAAGAAGCTCATACAAGAGTTTTTTCAAGAAGGAACAGTTACAATAGTTGGCTCGGGACTTTCTTTAGCAGAAGGAATTCCAGGGATGGGGGAATTGGCAAAAGAGCTTCAAGCTAAAGTGCCTGGAATGTTATCTACATTAGAAGACGAGAAAAATTGGGATGCTATTTCTAATGACTTAATGAGTGGAGTTGGGTTAGAACAAGCTTTGCATAATACTAAGCCTAATTCCACAGTTGAGGAATGCATTAGAAAAAATACAGCGCTATATATTGGAGAAGCAGAGAAAAGTCTTTTTGAGGATATCGTAAGAAAAGGGAAGCAACTTCGATTTTCGGAATATTTACAGCGATTCAATATAAGAAATCAAGGTTTAGTAGTCATTACGACGAATTATGACCGCTTGATTGAGTACGCATGTGAAGTTAATGATATAATGACAGATACTCTTTTTGTGGGAAAATATATATCACGTTTTAAGCCAGATAAAAGTAAGTATGCTTCGTGTATAGGCGTGCAACGAAAAAACGGGAAAGGACAGAAATTATTGTATTCTCCTATGGTAACAGTTTTGAAACCACATGGTTGTTTAAGCTGGCACCTAATTAATGGAATTCCGCATTCAATACCTAATTGTTCTGTCGAGGATAGTTTAATAATTACTCCGGGATTAAATAAATATCGCGAAGGTTATAGTGTTCCCTTTGATACACATCGAGCAAAAGCAAATGAAGAAATTGATAGGGCACAAAGGTATGTTATTATCGGGTATGGTTTTGGAGATGACCATTTAGAAACACATTTAATACAGCAATTGCGTACGGGAAAACCAACGCTTATTTTTACGCACTCCCTTTCTGCAAATGCTGAAAAAATAGTAAAAGAATGTAGCGGAATTACAGCGTTTTGTCACGTGAACAGTAATGATACGAGAGTTCTAAATGCAAAAGGTGAGAGCATTTTGTCTGGTGTAAATCTGTGGGATTTACATGAAATGATAAAGGAGGTATTTTAA
- a CDS encoding ATP-binding protein, giving the protein MTSLLDFKENDMLGRVTHVDTEQIIIEIENATVMNKICVGNLVAIETAKQHEKLIALIDKVTRKYIDNYVEEDDEVDEMMVSSADYIKVSIIGTYHAVYGSAHDLFKRGVETFPQIESKCYGISGQNLQNFMNILGKDIDADKRLKIGSFMMDTAADAVLDGNKFFQRHAAVLGSTGSGKSWCIANILEKASVLKYTNIIVFDMHGEYKSLAEGSDPIAQRFRIAGPGDLEVTKPDVLFLPYWLLNREELLSMILDRSDSNAPNQASRFTLHIRNLKEETLKKEGKTDTLKTFTVDSPIPFLISELIQKLIVDDTTKGVGKNGAAVKGEWEGKLTRFISRLETKIEDKTYGFMFQPTDEAQKYDWLEMIFCKLLGYTDGEKGIKIIDFSEVPSDVLPVVTGTLARLLYDVQFWMNPEKRTPFTIICDEAHLYLPVKEDADSVQKQALYNFERIAKEGRKYGVSILPVSQRPADVSKTILSQCNNFIVLRLTNERDKGVIKNLLPDALKSTIEFLPLLDVGEALVVGDAILLPSKIVLDKPSDAHKPISATRNFWDEWDSKEPDNDAIGEAIEALRKQCRV; this is encoded by the coding sequence ATGACAAGTTTGTTAGATTTTAAAGAAAACGATATGTTGGGAAGAGTAACACATGTTGATACAGAGCAAATTATAATCGAGATTGAAAATGCAACAGTCATGAATAAAATATGTGTTGGAAATCTTGTAGCGATAGAAACAGCAAAACAACATGAGAAATTAATTGCGCTAATTGATAAGGTGACTCGAAAGTATATTGACAATTATGTAGAGGAAGATGATGAGGTTGATGAGATGATGGTATCATCGGCTGATTACATAAAGGTAAGTATAATTGGAACATATCATGCGGTATATGGATCTGCGCACGATTTATTTAAAAGAGGCGTTGAAACCTTTCCTCAAATCGAAAGTAAGTGCTATGGTATCTCGGGTCAAAATCTTCAGAATTTTATGAACATTCTGGGAAAGGATATTGATGCAGATAAACGTTTAAAGATAGGTTCATTTATGATGGATACGGCAGCTGATGCGGTGTTAGACGGTAACAAATTTTTTCAGAGACATGCGGCTGTGTTGGGTAGCACAGGTTCGGGAAAAAGTTGGTGTATTGCAAATATATTGGAAAAGGCAAGTGTGCTGAAATATACCAACATTATTGTATTTGACATGCATGGTGAATACAAAAGTTTAGCAGAAGGAAGTGATCCCATTGCACAACGTTTTAGAATTGCAGGCCCCGGGGATTTAGAAGTGACGAAACCAGATGTGTTGTTTCTGCCATATTGGTTGTTGAATCGAGAGGAACTATTGTCAATGATATTGGATAGAAGTGACTCAAATGCACCAAATCAGGCATCACGCTTTACACTTCATATCAGAAATTTAAAAGAAGAAACTTTAAAGAAGGAAGGAAAAACAGATACTCTTAAAACGTTTACAGTAGATTCACCTATTCCATTTTTAATAAGTGAATTGATACAAAAACTTATAGTTGACGATACGACTAAAGGAGTTGGAAAGAATGGAGCTGCTGTAAAAGGTGAATGGGAAGGAAAACTTACGCGTTTTATTTCCAGATTGGAAACCAAGATAGAAGATAAAACATATGGATTTATGTTCCAACCTACAGATGAAGCGCAGAAATATGATTGGCTGGAAATGATTTTTTGTAAATTACTAGGTTATACGGATGGTGAAAAAGGAATTAAGATAATAGATTTTTCAGAAGTCCCATCGGATGTATTGCCAGTTGTAACAGGAACATTGGCAAGATTGTTGTATGATGTACAATTTTGGATGAACCCAGAAAAACGTACTCCGTTTACGATTATTTGTGATGAAGCACATTTATATTTACCAGTAAAAGAAGATGCGGACTCTGTACAAAAGCAAGCATTATATAATTTTGAAAGAATCGCTAAAGAAGGTAGAAAATACGGAGTTTCAATTCTTCCGGTTAGTCAAAGACCAGCAGATGTAAGCAAAACTATTCTGAGTCAGTGTAACAACTTTATTGTATTAAGACTGACAAACGAAAGAGACAAAGGGGTTATCAAGAACCTTTTGCCAGATGCTTTAAAGAGTACAATAGAGTTTTTACCATTGTTGGATGTTGGCGAAGCTTTGGTGGTGGGTGATGCAATATTGCTTCCGAGTAAAATAGTGTTAGACAAACCATCTGACGCACACAAACCTATCAGTGCAACCAGAAATTTCTGGGATGAATGGGATAGTAAAGAACCAGATAATGATGCGATTGGAGAAGCGATAGAAGCGTTGAGAAAGCAATGTAGAGTATAA
- a CDS encoding IS3 family transposase yields the protein MTEAIYTEVSAKVEASKVTKRRVSTSGMLKFLGVSRSGYRAFLNRKLSPTRQRKESVKKEIQKIYDDSKQNYGAPKITQELRKSGETIAERTVGKYMREMGIKAQWVKPWTTTTRDSDFSSELHNILNEQFNPERPNAVWCTDITYIWTQDGFVYLNCVMDLFARKIIAWTLSDTMEVSSVIETINKAKAVRNTDLPLIIHSDRGSQYVSNAWREATENMQRSYSHKGYPYDNACIESFHSLIKREWLNRFHIRNYKHAYSLVFEYIETFYNTVRIHSHCDYVSPDEFEKLYERAKLLPAA from the coding sequence CTGACAGAAGCTATCTATACAGAAGTTTCTGCAAAGGTAGAGGCATCTAAAGTTACTAAACGCCGCGTCTCTACTTCTGGAATGCTGAAATTTTTAGGCGTGTCTCGTTCTGGATACAGAGCCTTTCTAAACCGTAAGCTCTCTCCTACTCGACAGCGAAAAGAATCTGTCAAAAAGGAAATCCAGAAAATCTATGATGATTCTAAACAGAATTACGGCGCTCCTAAAATAACACAGGAACTTCGCAAATCTGGCGAAACCATTGCAGAGCGTACTGTAGGTAAATATATGCGCGAAATGGGTATAAAAGCTCAATGGGTCAAGCCTTGGACCACTACTACCAGAGACTCTGATTTTAGCAGTGAACTCCATAACATCCTGAATGAGCAGTTCAACCCTGAACGTCCTAACGCTGTCTGGTGCACCGATATCACTTATATCTGGACACAGGATGGATTTGTCTATCTTAATTGCGTTATGGACTTATTTGCCAGAAAGATTATTGCATGGACGCTCTCTGACACTATGGAAGTATCTTCCGTAATTGAAACAATCAATAAAGCAAAGGCTGTTCGAAATACCGATTTGCCTTTGATTATACATTCAGACCGTGGCAGCCAGTATGTTTCTAACGCATGGCGTGAAGCCACAGAAAATATGCAGCGTAGTTATTCTCACAAGGGCTACCCTTATGACAATGCCTGCATTGAATCCTTCCATTCCCTGATTAAAAGAGAATGGCTTAACAGATTTCATATTCGAAACTACAAGCATGCTTATTCGCTTGTCTTTGAATACATTGAAACCTTTTATAACACCGTCAGAATACATAGTCACTGTGACTATGTGTCTCCTGATGAATTTGAAAAACTGTATGAGAGGGCGAAATTACTGCCGGCAGCTTAG
- a CDS encoding AbiH family protein, whose product MTDKKQERNILVIGNGFDLYHCLPTRYIDFINVVNRLMELDNEQRLQRCSYINYMFGKGSPLYSDEHIKKCYQIHSNGMKSVELQMQRIERLVEISRDNVWIKYFLKMCNQNIGWIDFEKEMAQVINAITNFFECVSGNENCFLQKGIHIDENVLSRSDIDILMRVPFYEEVEERLKVKDEFYVKGIEREKIVRIDEAKIIHMLEDNLEELAEALCIYLEQFVQSIAIDRSSDNPLFYKIDEVINFNYTDTYSRLYSNDTKVFYVHGSMNEIENGIVLGVNADKRDQNSNMDLRFVKFKKYYQRIQKETSFRIGKMLNENYINHLHIVGHSLDVTDKDILTGLMLFENTTTTIYFHSNAAKKEQIEKLILLFGKDKLEELLNDEKIEFQKLQEFNVRDSQDTGVEEYELYEDDYFEYSMQRDCRIIEEEKFAGTILCGNEIVTVGVREEGGLGYAEMEIVDYFLWRVECFNHSGKYNGVGVADKFFNDNRYGPVSVSIKYLLPEGVERDISEEELIELLNAEFKCNPIFVDEVQFEVI is encoded by the coding sequence ATGACAGATAAGAAGCAAGAACGCAATATCTTAGTAATTGGAAACGGCTTTGATTTATACCACTGTTTGCCAACTAGATATATTGATTTTATTAATGTTGTAAATAGGTTGATGGAATTGGACAATGAGCAACGACTTCAAAGGTGTTCCTATATAAATTATATGTTTGGCAAGGGAAGTCCGCTATATAGCGATGAGCATATTAAAAAGTGTTATCAAATTCATAGCAATGGAATGAAAAGTGTCGAATTACAGATGCAAAGAATTGAACGTTTGGTTGAAATATCAAGGGATAATGTTTGGATAAAATATTTTTTGAAGATGTGTAATCAAAATATAGGATGGATTGATTTTGAAAAAGAGATGGCACAAGTAATAAATGCTATAACAAATTTCTTTGAGTGTGTATCAGGTAATGAAAATTGTTTCTTACAAAAAGGAATACATATTGATGAGAATGTATTATCAAGAAGTGATATAGATATTTTGATGAGGGTTCCTTTTTACGAAGAAGTAGAAGAACGGTTAAAAGTAAAAGATGAGTTTTATGTAAAAGGTATTGAAAGAGAAAAAATTGTAAGAATAGATGAAGCAAAGATTATACATATGCTGGAAGACAATTTAGAGGAATTGGCAGAGGCATTATGTATATATTTAGAGCAGTTTGTACAAAGTATTGCGATAGATAGAAGCTCGGATAATCCGCTTTTTTACAAGATTGATGAAGTTATTAATTTTAATTATACAGATACATATTCTAGGTTGTATTCGAATGATACAAAAGTTTTTTACGTTCATGGCAGTATGAACGAGATTGAAAATGGAATTGTATTAGGTGTTAATGCAGATAAAAGAGACCAAAATAGCAACATGGATTTACGGTTTGTAAAGTTTAAAAAGTACTATCAACGTATTCAAAAAGAGACTTCATTTCGAATTGGAAAGATGTTAAATGAAAACTATATAAATCACCTTCATATTGTAGGACATTCTCTGGATGTCACAGATAAGGATATATTGACGGGATTAATGTTATTTGAGAATACAACAACTACTATATACTTTCATTCAAATGCTGCTAAGAAAGAGCAAATTGAAAAACTAATACTTTTGTTTGGGAAAGACAAGCTTGAGGAATTGCTTAATGATGAAAAGATAGAATTTCAGAAATTGCAAGAATTTAATGTGCGTGATTCACAAGATACTGGTGTTGAAGAGTATGAGTTGTATGAGGATGATTATTTTGAATATAGTATGCAACGTGACTGCAGAATCATTGAAGAAGAAAAATTTGCTGGGACTATTTTGTGTGGGAACGAAATAGTAACGGTAGGAGTACGAGAAGAAGGTGGCTTAGGATATGCAGAAATGGAAATAGTAGATTATTTCTTGTGGCGTGTTGAGTGTTTCAATCATAGTGGAAAATACAATGGTGTGGGAGTGGCAGATAAGTTTTTTAATGATAATCGATATGGTCCAGTTAGTGTGAGTATCAAATATTTGCTGCCAGAAGGTGTTGAACGAGATATTTCGGAGGAAGAACTAATAGAATTGTTGAATGCGGAGTTTAAATGTAATCCGATCTTTGTTGATGAGGTGCAGTTCGAAGTTATCTAA
- a CDS encoding transposase: MPRKQHTKQFKLDAVNYRKEHPDLTQAECAKNLGIGVSTLARWEAQYRDSDGDIPVRGSGNYASDEEKEIARLKRELRDAQDALDVLKKAISILGKD, from the coding sequence ATGCCAAGAAAACAACACACTAAGCAGTTCAAGTTGGATGCTGTCAACTATCGTAAGGAACACCCTGATCTCACTCAGGCTGAATGTGCCAAGAATCTCGGAATAGGTGTTAGCACCTTAGCCAGGTGGGAAGCTCAATATAGAGACTCTGATGGCGACATCCCAGTTAGAGGATCCGGAAACTATGCCTCTGACGAAGAAAAGGAAATCGCTCGTCTGAAACGGGAGCTTCGTGATGCTCAGGATGCGCTCGATGTGTTAAAAAAAGCCATCAGCATTCTGGGCAAAGACTGA